Genomic window (Paraburkholderia phenazinium):
TGATTCGTACCAACGTACGATCATTCGGTGTTTAGTCGCGGTGGCGATATGGGCGGGCGCTTTCATGTCTTGGAGTTTCTATTGCACGCTATGGCTTGTCAATAAAAAGTTGCCAAAACGTGCGTGAGGCGCGACACGCGTGACGCCACGTTTTGCGCTCATGCAGCGTGCATTCGCAAGCTGCGCGATCCAGCATCGAACTATTGATGCTGATCCGCCCGTACAGTCCCGACCACCGAAAGCACCGCGTCGATCACCGCATCAGGGCGATAAAACTGAATGTAGTGGCTCGAGTCGTTCACGAGTTGATGCTGACTTCTCGACGACCACGTCGCCTCGTCGTCCTGCATCTGCTTCCAGACCGCCTTGATTTTCTGCCCTTGCGTAGCCGTGATCTGCATGGACTGAAGCTCCGCATCGGAGAACGGCGCCATGGCGGTCAGCACAAAAAGCGGCCGGTTGCCGAGCTGGCGGAAAGTCCCCGCTTCGGTGAGCGTCTCGTTTAGCGCTTCGTCTTCAAGCATCATCGGACCGAGAGACGTGGGCGCGTACGCGCGAATCGTCTCGACATCGTGCAGATCCTGGTGCGGCTCCTGCGGAACCAGAACGGGCGCAACGGGACGCAACGCGCCGGTCCAGGCGAGCGACGCGGCGAGTTTGCCGAGGAAGATGCTCTGCTCCGGCATCACACCCTTGAGCCGTTGCGTCTGGTCCGGATGCGAAGCATCCACGAACACCAGACCCGCGACGTCCTGA
Coding sequences:
- a CDS encoding alpha/beta fold hydrolase, which produces MKRWIIRIASALVALIALVVLTGSGYEFIQRHHVTRDFPAQGTLVDIGGRKIQLDCRGTGSPTVVFESGLDINGSLSWSAVQDAVAKTTRACSYSRAGIMWSDAPGRAQNGRTVAEDLHKTLNAAGEHGPFVLVGHSLGGPYIMTYTHYYGQDVAGLVFVDASHPDQTQRLKGVMPEQSIFLGKLAASLAWTGALRPVAPVLVPQEPHQDLHDVETIRAYAPTSLGPMMLEDEALNETLTEAGTFRQLGNRPLFVLTAMAPFSDAELQSMQITATQGQKIKAVWKQMQDDEATWSSRSQHQLVNDSSHYIQFYRPDAVIDAVLSVVGTVRADQHQ